A stretch of the Panulirus ornatus isolate Po-2019 chromosome 10, ASM3632096v1, whole genome shotgun sequence genome encodes the following:
- the LOC139750956 gene encoding roundabout homolog 1-like: MNVQLVLCLLGLAVANEGGPPVIKEHPSSIVARRNDPATLNCAASGAARIRWFHDGEEVATSPQDSRSHRVLLPSGSLFFLRVTATKRVSDAGTYWCVASNSYGATRSHNATLTVAAIAYDFQRQAEPLVKARVGDSLVLPCQPPKGSPPPELTWLRDGLQVTNSSRVSVTEAGDLVISQAVQEDSAVYVCRARNAAGTRESQPTHLTVMTPPSFEERPTNITSPSGVVVELKCRARGLPTPTVTWRRLEGKMPLGRATIVDQQLVLEQVEPMDSGVYVCEVENEVGIAAARATLTVIDAPELTQRPQDLQVMAGEAAKISCRVEGDPKPLVMWRLPSLDRTALLTPGQHNGHASVSSDGHILQVEQVTSQDSGTYYCWGVNSGGGVNGMAEVIVLAAHPPPVVGLGPKDLTIAPGSVATFPCEVVSEAAKATVSWWYRAVIHLLPRQLKQDSGDSRLSLPENGALILKDVRQDDAGIYACHVTAATGTVAQEAVLRVSEDADEVEPLLLPPPPTKPCLVAVNQTAVQLSWLPNSRRSGESEQWYTVEYWRQGWDEWRVADAIIRQESCVVSQLTPGHTYTFLVRAVSSRGASFPSPWSDPVTTRSPRDPSLTVDEVRHARRRLSRPIVTLTDAAIIAPDSVLLTWNSLATTDKSVEGVLVYSVAKMGTVQVATVLGVSSSSHLLRDLRPNTQYTFFVVPFWRSVEGTPSNSHTLTTTEDVPAAAPGDVRVTLREEGSVLIKWSSVSGEEARGELVGYQVMISHNGSQTTETVVSPWLEARGLLPGRLYTVRVAALTGAGPGPFSDPALVNVGYGGADGRGTMADDDDSDSKLYAPPQPAWLVYLVIPLVLLLFLATLWYVRRLRNKAPPSTNPPHAPTLNQDPSIYPNHRSVILYSEQNLWQPSNEKDSSLTSTRLLNPDQMVSEYPEQRMHRSSETTAEPYATTALLALESPRLNQGWRYHSDDSGVQVNWADILPPPPSCPPPPTDLDLGDPTDGNDPQMTRGLYSPQYITKGGSEQYGRPCDTSSEHTYMQVTPGDSRDGSIAFTTRQGHSYHKIQAEYHIPRSADSPPRSNTH; this comes from the exons GCGGGCCGCCTGTAATCAAGGAGCACCCGAGCAGTATTGTGGCGCGCCGCAACGACCCCGCCACCCTCAACTGTGCCGCCTCAGGGGCCGCCCGCATCAGGTGGTTCCATGACGGTGAGGAGGTGGCCACGTCACCGCAGGACTCCCGCTCCCACCGCGTCCTCCTGCCCTCGggctccctcttcttcctccgtgTCACAGCCACCAAGAGGGTCAGCGATGCCGGCACCTACTGGTGCGTGGCCTCCAACAGCTACGGTGCCACGCGCTCCCACAACGCCACGCTGACCGTGGCTGCCATAGCCTACGACTTCCAGAGGCAGGCGGAGCCCCTGGTCAAGGCTCGCGTCGGGGACTCTCTGGTCCTGCCCTGCCAGCCACCCAAGGGCTCCCCTCCGCCGGAGTTGACCTGGCTGAGGGACGGCCTTCAGGTGACGAACTCAAGCCGCGTGAGCGTCACCGAGGCGGGTGACCTGGTCATCAGCCAGGCCGTCCAGGAAGACTCCGCAGTTTACGTGTGTCGCGCCCGCAACGCAGCAGGGACCCGGGAgtctcaacccacccacctcaccgtcATGA CACCACCGTCCTTTGAGGAGCGACCAACCAACATCACGTCCccgtcaggtgtggtagtggagcTAAAGTGTCGAGCGCGAGGGCTGCCCACCCCTACGGTGACCTGGCGACGGCTGGAGGGCAAGATGCCTCTGGGGCGCGCCACAATAGTGGATCAGCAGCTGGTACTGGAGCAGGTGGAACCTATGGACtctggcgtgtatgtgtgtgaggtggaaaaCGAAGTGGGTATCGCTGCGGCGCGGGCCACACTCACCGTCATCGACGCCCCTGAACTCACACAACGGCCTCAAGATCTTCAGGTGATGGCCGGCGAGGCGGCCAAGATTTCGTGCCGCGTGGAGGGCGACCCTAAGCCGCTGGTGATGTGGCGCCTACCCAGCCTGGACAGAACTGCTCTCCTCACACCCGGACAGCACAACGGCCACGCCTCCGTCTCTAGCGATGGCCATATTCTTCAAGTGGAACAGGTGACGTCGCAAGACAGTGGCACCTACTATTGCTGGGGGGTAAACAGCGGCGGAGGCGTTAATGGTATGGCGGAGGTCATAGTTTTGGCAGCCCACCCGCCGCCCGTAGTTGGTCTGGGACCTAAGGATTTAACAATAGCCCCCGGGAGTGTCGCCACCTTCCCATGTGAGGTAGTAAGTGAAGCGGCTAaggccacagtctcctggtggtaCCGGGCAGTGATCCATCTGTTGCCTCGCCAACTTAAGCAGGATTCGGGCGACTCCCGGCTCTCCCTCCCGGAGAACGGCGCCCTCATCCTCAAAGATGTGCGTCAGGATGACGCAGGTATCTACGCTTGCCACGTCACGGCGGCCACGGGTACAGTGGCGCAGGAGGCGGTGCTGCGGGTGTCCGAAGATGCCGACGAAGTCGAACCACTGTTGCTGCCGCCGCCTCCCACCAAGCCGTGTCTTGTGGCCGTCAACCAAACGGCGGTGCAGCTAAGCTGGCTGCCCAACTCTCGCCGGAGTGGAGAGTCTGAGCAGTGGTACACAGTGGAGTACTGGCGGCAGGGCTGGGACGAGTGGCGGGTGGCTGACGCCATCATCAGGCAGGAGTCGTGCGTGGTGAGCCAACTCACGCCCGGACACACCTACACCTTCCTGGTCCGCGCCGTCAGCAGCAGAGGGGCGTCGTTCCCCAGCCCTTGGTCAGACCCGGTCACCACCCGCTCTCCCCGAGACCCTAGCCTCACCGTGGATGAAGTCCGCCACGCTCGCCGTCGCCTCTCTCGCCCCATCGTCACCCTCACCGACGCTGCCATCATAGCCCCCGACAGCGTCCTGCTCACTTGGAATTCCCTGGCCACGACAGACAAGTCTGTGGAGGGCGTGTTGGTATACTCGGTGGCCAAGATGGGTACTGTACAAGTGGCTACCGTCTTGGGTGTCtcgtcctcctcccatctcctccgCGACCTGCGTCCCAACACCCAATACACCTTCTTCGTCGTTCCCTTCTGGCGGAGCGTTGAGGGCACACCATCCAACTCCCACACGCTCACCACAACTGAGGATG TGCCAGCGGCTGCGCCTGGCGACGTGCGCGTGACGCTGCGCGAGGAGGGCTCTGTACTCATCAAGTGGtcgagcgtgagtggtgaggaggcCCGCGGGGAGCTGGTAGGCTACCAGGTGATGATAAGCCACAACGGTAGCCAGACCACAGAGACGGTAGTAAGCCCCTGGCTGGAGGCTCGCGGCCTCCTGCCCGGCCGCCTCTACACCGTGCGTGTGGCGGCCCTCACTGGGGCGGGTCCAGGGCCCTTCAGCGACCCCGCACTGGTAAATGTTGGGTACGGCGGCGCCGACGGACGCGGGACCATGGCCGATGACGATGATAGTGACTCCAAGCTGTACGCCCCGCCACAGCCAGCTTGGCTGGTGTATCTGGTAATACCACTGGTGCTCTTGCTGTTCCTGGCCACCTTGTGGTACGTGAGGCGGCTCCGTAATAAGGCGCCGCcgtccaccaacccaccccatgcACCCACCCTCAACCAGGATCCGTCCATCTACCCAAATCATCGCTCCGTCATCCTGTACAGCGAGCAGAACTTGTGGCAACCCTCCAATGAGAAGGACTCCAGTCTGACGTCGACTCGGCTTCTGAACCCGGACCAAATGGTGAGTGAGTACCCGGAGCAACGGATGCATCGCTCCAGTGAGACGACAGCGGAGCCATACGCCACCACAGCCCTGCTAGCACTCGAGTCACCAAGACTGAATCAAGGCTGGCGATACCACAGTGATGACTCGGGAGTGCAAGTTAACTGGGCCgacatcctccctccaccaccctcctgcccaccaccacccactgacctTGACCTGGGCGATCCGACGGATGGTAACGACCCCCAGATGACTCGAGGGTTGTATTCCCCTCAGTACATCACCAAGGGCGGGTCAGAGCAGTACGGTCGGCCTTGCGACACCAGTTCGGAACACACGTACATGCAGGTGACCCCTGGCGACAGTCGCGATGGGTCCATCGCCTTCACCACGCGACAGGGCCACAGCTACCACAAGATCCAGGCCGAGTACCACATCCCTCGGTCGGCAGACTCACCACCACGGAGCAACACTCACTAA